The proteins below come from a single Lepeophtheirus salmonis chromosome 4, UVic_Lsal_1.4, whole genome shotgun sequence genomic window:
- the LOC121116384 gene encoding uronyl 2-sulfotransferase homolog pip: MKPPNGRYKHMHFIDFTNYNHQNPKYISIIRDPIQRYISWYYYIRNPIYIVQNQFRVTVRQLKDQHHLQPNFPGSQISYFCGYIPDCFAGSLARRLSIAKENVDRYYSVIGITEDMNTTLEVLKGFIPRFFGALSSNRTVETNVNTFKPQVSSSAYKELSKHLRLELEFYEFCKKKLYSQKNFLKYS; the protein is encoded by the exons ATGAAGCCTCCCAATGGAAGATATAAGCATATGCATTTTATCGACTTTACAAACTATAATCATCAAAATCCCAAATATATCAGCATAATAAGAGATCCAATCCAAAGATACATTTCTTGGTATTACTACATTAGAAATCCCATTTACATTGTTCAGAACCAATTTAGAGTAACAGTTCGACAACTTAAG GATCAACATCATCTGCAGCCGAATTTCCCTGGATcacaaatttcttatttttgtggGTACATCCCAGATTGTTTTGCTGGTTCTCTTGCTCGAAGATTATCCATTGCAAAGGAAAATGTGGATCGCTATTATTCAGTAATTGGAATAACAGAGGACATGAACACAACTCTGGAGGTGTTAAAAGGCTTTATTCCTCGATTTTTCGGAGCCCTTTCCTCAAATCGGACTGTCGAGACAAATGTGAATACTTTCAAGCCTCAAGTATCAAGTTCAGCCTACAAAGAGTTATCAAAGCATCTTAGATTGGAATTAGAATTCTAtgagttttgtaaaaaaaaattgtactctcaaaaaaactttttaaagtacTCCTAG